In a genomic window of Primulina huaijiensis isolate GDHJ02 chromosome 10, ASM1229523v2, whole genome shotgun sequence:
- the LOC140985686 gene encoding strychnine-11-hydroxylase-like codes for MSYAIFSLLLISFVTAFSLFMKKKIKHSGLPPGPKKLPIIGNLHQLGKFPHKSLKKLSKIHGDFMLLHLGSVPTLIVSSADTAREIFKAHDLAFSGRPPLYAAKRLTYNSSSISLAPYGEYWREARKVVVLELLTIKRVQSFQKIVDQELAVMIDKVTHTKSPVDLSATIFSLINNIIRRVAFGTRGDLDHGKSDEISAKFQEIFRETQHLLGEFYIGDYFASMAWINKFNGVDKRIRKNLEDFDMFFDKVMEEHLDSKRAKSDYEDIVDVLLEIKMDTNQAIIKNNEHIKGILIDVFVAGSDTSSATIIWTMAELIRNPRVKEKAQQEMRNICKGKLNVEENDLNKLPYLKLTVKESLRLHPPAPLMIPRETIQDCTISNKYEIPTKTRVIFNASAIGTDPNYWKNPDEFWPDRFLDRDIDFRGQHFELLPFGAGRRGCPGISFAISIVELTLANLLFQFDWELPKGILAENISMEEQPGITMHKKVPLCLVASPAKLG; via the exons ATGAGCTATGCTATATTCTCACTGCTTTTAATCAGTTTCGTCACAGCTTTTTCTCTATTCATGAAAAAGAAGATAAAGCATTCTGGCCTTCCTCCAGGTCCTAAAAAACTCCCAATCATAGGCAACCTTCACCAACTTGGAAAATTTCCTCATAAATCTCTAAAAAAATTGTCCAAAATTCATGGAGATTTCATGTTGTTGCATCTAGGATCCGTGCCAACCCTAATCGTGTCTTCTGCAGATACCGCACGAGAAATCTTTAAAGCACATGATCTTGCTTTCTCTGGGAGACCACCCTTGTATGCTGCTAAAAGACTGACTTACAATTCGTCGAGCATATCTTTAGCACCATACGGCGAATACTGGAGAGAAGCAAGAAAAGTCGTAGTTTTGGAACTATTGACTATTAAAAGAGTCCAATCTTTTCAGAAAATAGTGGATCAAGAGTTGGCTGTCATGATCGATAAAGTTACTCACACAAAAAGTCCTGTTGATCTAAGTGCGACAATATTTTCCCTTATCAATAATATTATTCGTCGAGTGGCCTTCGGGACGAGGGGTGATCTTGATCATGGTAAAAGCGATGAAATTAGtgcaaaatttcaagaaatattTCGTGAGACGCAACACTTGTTGGGTGAATTTTATATTGGAGATTACTTTGCATCGATGGCTTGGATTAACAAGTTTAATGGGGTAGACAAGAGGATCAGGAAGAATTTGGAGGATTTCGACATGTTTTTCGACAAAGTGATGGAAGAACACCTGGATTCTAAAAGGGCTAAATCAGATTATGAAGATATTGTTGATGTGTTGCTTGAAATTAAAATGGATACAAATCAAGCAATTATTAAGAACAATGAACACATCAAGGGTATACTCATA GATGTATTCGTTGCTGGAAGCGATACTTCAAGTGCAACCATCATATGGACAATGGCGGAACTGATTAGAAATCCAAGAGTTAAAGAAAAAGCTCAACAAGAAATGAGAAACATATGCAAAGGGAAGTTAAATGTAGAAGAAAACGACCTCAACAAGCTCCCATACCTCAAACTAACCGTAAAAGAGTCGCTCCGGCTCCATCCGCCCGCCCCGTTAATGATCCCTAGAGAAACTATCCAAGATTGTACCATTTCCAACAAATATGAAATCCCTACAAAAACAAGAGTAATTTTCAACGCATCAGCAATTGGAACGGATCCAAATTATTGGAAAAACCCTGATGAATTCTGGCCTGATAGATTTCTAGACAGAGATATTGATTTCCGAGGACAACATTTCGAGCTATTACCCTTTGGTGCTGGAAGAAGGGGTTGCCCCGGAATTAGTTTTGCTATATCGATTGTCGAGCTAACTCTTGCAAATCTTTTGTTTCAGTTTGATTGGGAACTTCCGAAGGGAATTCTAGCGGAGAATATAAGTATGGAAGAACAACCGGGGATCACAATGCATAAGAAAGTTCCTCTTTGCCTAGTTGCTTCACCAGCAAAATTAggctaa